From Epinephelus lanceolatus isolate andai-2023 chromosome 2, ASM4190304v1, whole genome shotgun sequence, one genomic window encodes:
- the lins1 gene encoding protein Lines homolog 1 isoform X1 gives MAGRGSSIMEHTAGCRDSSSVSQRFDCLTHVSTCFQTGTCPTQSAAEVARVIFSVVCGPVPGEDRESGPAESCDLTCISVSLVERITSDLTSRVLPPALTSYCGEILTVFQDLDLMSQLVQLFHAEDQIISHLAAKTASTCVFYQLLKSGTVSPVWQQKCVQTFYNSALGPELDACLWSLTEVLKRLLKGAHQDTLGKLLSAFDSSLGALCSKFLPEERKEAMQCSVESWGTTFCLLLDLLEVLTASSLICGAGVCLKSQRITHIHSSALLTTISCCSEYFVKKRALLLLKRAVLQKAGEDWASGDVLSTGIKHKHFSSDMSLLAHSVLTAVATNWLQSVQVESASFFGGARCVRVEEGQKPDCVMLRAVSLLLLKSIELHIQTAGGAAGADSAAEVSGYLQNLWGFLQQCGVQLTEVTHCCCWISLLFGEQDDDMMEAAKALLSIFLHHRWCSGLEDSAVLEAACASGCNPHCHFLLLLQSISFDHSILLDFLISTETCFLEYFVRYLKYLRADWPGFTAACGRISWPQLSLTASCRGDVLKVTCKGQPDRVEHSSCDQPTGVTSPVGTMSPAAGIHLVEYDSSDESEPEDMEVCQDQPGAAVCENISALHVKQEISGQPVPIKLEQYESLNSPGSLSEPNSTPERRPRGPPLSVLQTEEASRPGPQVACKTLARAVLCMSALREVVTRLQTKKLFPYNPSSLLKLLIQVENCS, from the exons ATGGCAGGAAGAGGCAGCAGCATCATGGAGCACACAGCAGGCTGCAGAGACAGTTCCTCCGTCAGTCAGCGCTTTGACTGCCTCACACATGTGTCCACATGTTTTCAGACGGGGACATGTCCCACACAAAGTGCTGCCGAGGTGGCCCGTGTGATATTCTCCGTGGTGTGTGGACCGGTCCCcggtgaggacagagagagtggTCCTGCAGAGAGCTGTGATCTGACCTGCATCAGTGTGAGTCTGGTGGAGAGGATCACCTCTGACCTGACGTCCCGGGTCCTGCCTCCTGCACTGACCTCCTACTGCGGGGAGATCCTGACGGTGTTTCAGGACCTGGATCTCATGTCCCAACTT GTCCAGCTGTTCCACGCTGAGGACCAGATCATCTCACATCTCGCTGCAAAGACTGCATCAACATGTGTTTTCTATCAGCTCCTCAAATCT GGCACCGTCAGTCCTGTGTGGCAGCAGAAGTGTGTGCAGACGTTCTACAACTCAGCCCTCGGTCCTGAGCTGGACGCCTGTCTGTGGTCGCTGACTGAAGTCCTGAAAAGACTTCTCAAAGGAGCTCATCAAG ACACCCTTGGGAAACTTCTGTCAGCGTTTGACTCCAGCCTCGGTGCTTTGTGTTCAAAGTTCCTGcctgaggagagaaaagaggcGATGCAGTGTTCGGTGGAAAGCTGGGGAACAACATTCTGCCTCCTGCTGGACCTGCTGGAGGTGCTGACTGCGTCCAGTTTGATATGTGGAGCCGGTGTGTGTCTGAAGAGTCAGAGAATAACTCACATCCACTCCTCAGCACTGCTGACAACAATCAGCTGCTGCTCAGAGTATTTTGTCAAAAAGCGAGCGCTGCTGCTTCTGAAGAGAGCGGTGCTTCAGAAGGCTGGAGAGGACTGGGCTTCAGGTGACGTGCTGTCCACTGGAATAAAACACAAGCACTTCAGCTCTGATATGAGTCTGCTGGCTCACAGTGTGCTCACAGCTGTGGCTACTAACTGGCTGCAGAGTGTTCAGGTGGAGTCAGCCTCTTTCTTTGGGGGGGCGAGATGCGTCAGAGTCGAGGAGGGTCAAAAACCAGACTGTGTGATGCTGAGGGCCGTCAGCCTGCTCCTTCTCAAGTCCATTGAGCTTCACATCCAAACAGCTGGAGGAGCAG CAGGAGCGGACAGTGCTGCAGAGGTTTCTGGGTATCTGCAGAATCTGTGGGGCTTCCTGCAGCAGTGCGGTGTCCAGCTGACGGAGGtcactcactgctgctgctggatcaGCCTGCTGTTTGGAGAACAGGACGATGACATGATGGAGGCAGCCAAAGCTTTGCTGTCCATATTCTTACATCACAG ATGGTGTTCAGGGTTGGAGGACTCTGCTGTGTTGGAGGCAGCCTGTGCGTCTGGCTGCAACCCTCACTGccacttcctgctgctgctccagagCATCTCCTTCGACCACAGCATCCTCCTCGActtcctcatctccactgaaACCTGCTTCCTGGAGTACTTTGTGCGGTACCTCAAGTACCTGAGAGCTGACTGGCCGGGCTTCACTGCAGCATGTGGACGAATCAGCTGGCCTCAGCTGTCACTGACTGCCTCATGTCGTGGTGATGTGTTAAAGGTGACATGTAAAGGTCAGCCAGATCGAGTTGAACACAGCTCCTGTGACCAGCCCACAGGTGTTACTTCACCAGTGGGAACGATGAGTCCGGCTGCTGGGATTCACCTTGTAGAGTACGACAGTTCTGACGAGTCTGAGCCAGAGGACATGGAGGTTTGTCAGGATCAACCAggagcagctgtgtgtgagAACATTAGTGCTTTGCATGTGAAACAAGAGATTAGTGGACAACCAGTACCCATCAAGCTGGAACAATATGAGTCATTGAACTCACCAGGATCACTAAGTGAACCTAACTCCACACCAGAAAGAAGACCAAGAGGACCGCCACTGTCGGTGTTACAGACTGAGGAAGCATCACGTCCAGGTCCACAGGTGGCCTGTAAAACATTAGCCAGAGCAGTCCTCTGTATGTCAGCGCTCAGAGAGGTGGTGACGAGGCTGCAGACGAAGAAACTCTTCCCATACAACCCTTCGTCACTCTTAAAGCTCTTAATACAAGTAGAGAACTGTTCCTAG
- the lins1 gene encoding protein Lines homolog 1 isoform X2 — translation MAGRGSSIMEHTAGCRDSSSVSQRFDCLTHVSTCFQTGTCPTQSAAEVARVIFSVVCGPVPGEDRESGPAESCDLTCISVSLVERITSDLTSRVLPPALTSYCGEILTVFQDLDLMSQLVQLFHAEDQIISHLAAKTASTCVFYQLLKSGTVSPVWQQKCVQTFYNSALGPELDACLWSLTEVLKRLLKGAHQDTLGKLLSAFDSSLGALCSKFLPEERKEAMQCSVESWGTTFCLLLDLLEVLTASSLICGAGVCLKSQRITHIHSSALLTTISCCSEYFVKKRALLLLKRAVLQKAGEDWASGDVLSTGIKHKHFSSDMSLLAHSVLTAVATNWLQSVQVESASFFGGARCVRVEEGQKPDCVMLRAVSLLLLKSIELHIQTAGGAGADSAAEVSGYLQNLWGFLQQCGVQLTEVTHCCCWISLLFGEQDDDMMEAAKALLSIFLHHRWCSGLEDSAVLEAACASGCNPHCHFLLLLQSISFDHSILLDFLISTETCFLEYFVRYLKYLRADWPGFTAACGRISWPQLSLTASCRGDVLKVTCKGQPDRVEHSSCDQPTGVTSPVGTMSPAAGIHLVEYDSSDESEPEDMEVCQDQPGAAVCENISALHVKQEISGQPVPIKLEQYESLNSPGSLSEPNSTPERRPRGPPLSVLQTEEASRPGPQVACKTLARAVLCMSALREVVTRLQTKKLFPYNPSSLLKLLIQVENCS, via the exons ATGGCAGGAAGAGGCAGCAGCATCATGGAGCACACAGCAGGCTGCAGAGACAGTTCCTCCGTCAGTCAGCGCTTTGACTGCCTCACACATGTGTCCACATGTTTTCAGACGGGGACATGTCCCACACAAAGTGCTGCCGAGGTGGCCCGTGTGATATTCTCCGTGGTGTGTGGACCGGTCCCcggtgaggacagagagagtggTCCTGCAGAGAGCTGTGATCTGACCTGCATCAGTGTGAGTCTGGTGGAGAGGATCACCTCTGACCTGACGTCCCGGGTCCTGCCTCCTGCACTGACCTCCTACTGCGGGGAGATCCTGACGGTGTTTCAGGACCTGGATCTCATGTCCCAACTT GTCCAGCTGTTCCACGCTGAGGACCAGATCATCTCACATCTCGCTGCAAAGACTGCATCAACATGTGTTTTCTATCAGCTCCTCAAATCT GGCACCGTCAGTCCTGTGTGGCAGCAGAAGTGTGTGCAGACGTTCTACAACTCAGCCCTCGGTCCTGAGCTGGACGCCTGTCTGTGGTCGCTGACTGAAGTCCTGAAAAGACTTCTCAAAGGAGCTCATCAAG ACACCCTTGGGAAACTTCTGTCAGCGTTTGACTCCAGCCTCGGTGCTTTGTGTTCAAAGTTCCTGcctgaggagagaaaagaggcGATGCAGTGTTCGGTGGAAAGCTGGGGAACAACATTCTGCCTCCTGCTGGACCTGCTGGAGGTGCTGACTGCGTCCAGTTTGATATGTGGAGCCGGTGTGTGTCTGAAGAGTCAGAGAATAACTCACATCCACTCCTCAGCACTGCTGACAACAATCAGCTGCTGCTCAGAGTATTTTGTCAAAAAGCGAGCGCTGCTGCTTCTGAAGAGAGCGGTGCTTCAGAAGGCTGGAGAGGACTGGGCTTCAGGTGACGTGCTGTCCACTGGAATAAAACACAAGCACTTCAGCTCTGATATGAGTCTGCTGGCTCACAGTGTGCTCACAGCTGTGGCTACTAACTGGCTGCAGAGTGTTCAGGTGGAGTCAGCCTCTTTCTTTGGGGGGGCGAGATGCGTCAGAGTCGAGGAGGGTCAAAAACCAGACTGTGTGATGCTGAGGGCCGTCAGCCTGCTCCTTCTCAAGTCCATTGAGCTTCACATCCAAACAGCTGGAGGAGCAG GAGCGGACAGTGCTGCAGAGGTTTCTGGGTATCTGCAGAATCTGTGGGGCTTCCTGCAGCAGTGCGGTGTCCAGCTGACGGAGGtcactcactgctgctgctggatcaGCCTGCTGTTTGGAGAACAGGACGATGACATGATGGAGGCAGCCAAAGCTTTGCTGTCCATATTCTTACATCACAG ATGGTGTTCAGGGTTGGAGGACTCTGCTGTGTTGGAGGCAGCCTGTGCGTCTGGCTGCAACCCTCACTGccacttcctgctgctgctccagagCATCTCCTTCGACCACAGCATCCTCCTCGActtcctcatctccactgaaACCTGCTTCCTGGAGTACTTTGTGCGGTACCTCAAGTACCTGAGAGCTGACTGGCCGGGCTTCACTGCAGCATGTGGACGAATCAGCTGGCCTCAGCTGTCACTGACTGCCTCATGTCGTGGTGATGTGTTAAAGGTGACATGTAAAGGTCAGCCAGATCGAGTTGAACACAGCTCCTGTGACCAGCCCACAGGTGTTACTTCACCAGTGGGAACGATGAGTCCGGCTGCTGGGATTCACCTTGTAGAGTACGACAGTTCTGACGAGTCTGAGCCAGAGGACATGGAGGTTTGTCAGGATCAACCAggagcagctgtgtgtgagAACATTAGTGCTTTGCATGTGAAACAAGAGATTAGTGGACAACCAGTACCCATCAAGCTGGAACAATATGAGTCATTGAACTCACCAGGATCACTAAGTGAACCTAACTCCACACCAGAAAGAAGACCAAGAGGACCGCCACTGTCGGTGTTACAGACTGAGGAAGCATCACGTCCAGGTCCACAGGTGGCCTGTAAAACATTAGCCAGAGCAGTCCTCTGTATGTCAGCGCTCAGAGAGGTGGTGACGAGGCTGCAGACGAAGAAACTCTTCCCATACAACCCTTCGTCACTCTTAAAGCTCTTAATACAAGTAGAGAACTGTTCCTAG